The following is a genomic window from Chloroflexota bacterium.
GGGCGATGATCGCCACCCGACGAACCAAGCGGGCCGGCCTCCTCGCGACGCAGGGCATCCGCGGCGGTGGGAGTCGTCGAGTCCTCCAGCAGATCAAGCAGACAGGCGACTTGTTCTTCGCTCGTGCCGACGATCCGTGGGTTCTCTCCGGCGCGAATGTCCATATCAGCTTCGTCGGCCAGGACGACGGATCGGACCTTGAACGAACCCTCGACGGCCGACCGGTGGCGTCGATCAACCCTGACCTGACTTCAGGAATCGACCTGACCAAGGCGCGCCGGCTCCGCGAGAACGCTGGGATAGCTTTCATCGGCGACCAGAAGAGCGGTCCGTTCGAGATCACGGCGGAATTCGCGGCTCAGATGATGGCTTCTCCGAACCCCGACGGACGGTCGAACCGCGAGGTGCTCCGCCCGTGGGTGAACGGTGATGATCTGACGGGCCGCTCCCGCGGGATGTGGATCGTCGACTTCGGCGTCGACCGGTCAGAGGGCGATGCAGCCATGTACGAGGCGCCGTTCGAGTACGTCCGGCGGTTCGTGAAACCAGCGCGAGCGGGATCCGGGAGCGAGGGCCGGGAACCGCGCTGGTGGCTCCACGTGTGGCCGCGGCCCGAGTTCCGGTTGGCCATTCGCACCCAATCGCGGTACATCGCGACGCCGATGACCGCCAAGCACCGCCTGTTCGTCTGGCTTACGAGCGAGGTTCTGCCCCACAACGCCCTGGTCGTCTTTGCCCGCGACGACCACTACACGTTCGGCGTTCTCCACTCGCGCGTCCACGAGCTGTGGGCCCGAGGCACCGGGACCCAGCTGCGGGAGGTCGAGTCGGGCTTTCGCTACACCCCGACGACGACGTTCGAGACGTTCCCGTTCCCCCGTCCCACCGACGAACAGCGCGAGGCGATCGCGCTCGCCGCCCGGCGACTCGTCGAACTCCGCGACGGCTGGCTCAACCCGCCTGGTCTCAGCGATGAGGAACTCGCGCGGCGGACCCTCACGAACCTCTACAACGAGCGTCCGACCTGGCTCGCCAACGCCCACGCCGACCTCGATCGAGCGGTATTGGGCGCGTACGATTGGCCGGCCGATATCGCCGACGAGGAGATCCTCGGCCGCCTCCTCGCTCTCAACCTCGAACGCGAGCCAGCCTGAGAGAGCCGGCGCGGCTGTCGCGCAGCAGTCCCTCAGGCACCCGACATGATGGGAGGATCGTGTGATCTGTTGCTGGCGTTCAGTGGACGGTGAAGTTGACCGTGACGACCTCCCCGGTCGATAGGAACGTGAGGGTTGCCACGTAGGCCCCGACCGGGAACGGTCCGCGAGTCGTCACCTTGAAGTCGCCCCAGCTGTTCCGGGCGCCGTAGTCGATCGTCAGCGGGACGATCAGGTCGCGGCCGTTCGCCCTCACCGTGCAGACGACCCTGCCGGTGAGCCCGGCGCGGAGCGAGAAGACGACGTAGAGCTCACGGGTCGACGGCGGGAAGGTGTCCGTGAACGCCGTCGGGTCCGGGCCCGCCGTGGACCTGTCGGCGCGAGTCGCCATCTTGAACAGGCTGAAGGCGCTCGTGCCGCTCGGCGCCAGCGACCCGGGGGCCGTGCGGGGACCGGTCACGGTGAACGGCAGGACGACCGATTCTCCCGTGTTCACGAAGGTCAGCAGCTCGCGGTACTGACCGGGGATGAACCCGCCACGGTACGACAGCCTGAAGTACGCCCAGCGGGACCCTGTCGGATAGTCGAGCGTGGCCTCCTTCACCGTGAGGTCGCCGCTCTGCCATGTTCCCCGGACCTTGCCCGACGTCCCGGGGCGCAGCCGATACACGACGTAGATGAGCGGTGTCTCCGACGCGAAGGTCGTGGTGAAGGTCGACGGGTTGATGGCCTCCGCGGACGGGACGAGGACGGACGCGAGACCGGCGACCATGAACGGGCCCGGACCGCGGGTCGTGGCGGACGCGGCGGGGGACGTGACGGGCGCTTCGGTCGCCGGGGTCGCCGGGGCCGACGGCGGGCTGGCCGCCGCCGCTGATGTGCCCGGAGACGCCTGACTCGCGACCGGCCCGCTGCTCGAGCCACAGGCCGCGAAGAGGATCGCCATGATCAGGCTCCCGACCAGGGTTGAGCGCACTCGATCCCTCATCGCACGGACCGGCCGGACGATGCTGAGCCTGGGCCGGAGCCCCCGTCCGCAGTCAAGACGGGGGCTCGAGTTCCCGGATCGGGATGCCGGTCTAGTTCTCGCCGGTCTGCTGATTCTCGAGGTTTGCGGCGGCGCCAGCGGCGCCGGCGACGTCAGGGTCCGCCCAGCCGACGGCGGCTCCGGCGACCTCCGTGCCCTCAACGCCCCCGGTGACCTCGGTGGTCTCAGCGACCCCACCGACCTCCTGGGCCTCAACTTGATCGACGCCCGGGATCGTGCCGGTCGTCGGGATGTTCGGAGTCGGCGACGGGTCGACCGCCATGGCAACCCCGGCTCCGCTGATGAGCAGGACGGCGAGCGCTGCGACCGCGGGCTCTCGAAGTCGTTTGATCATGTCCCGATCTCCTTGGTACGGGCCGGGTCCGCGGCCCGGCGTGCCTGTACTGTGCATCCCCGACCATGAAGCCTCGGTGAATCTCTGCCCGGTGTTCGATCTGCTCTCGAACCCGACGCCGCTGAGATGTCGCGGACGCGGACGCGGCTCCGGAGACCCGACTCCTGACGGCTCTCGACCCGATAGCGGGCGACGGCGGCCGATGGATCGGCGACGATGCCGGCGGCGTTCGCGCCGAAGACGCCGGTGTGGGAGCCACGGCGTAGCATCGTGCCGACATGGAGTTCCCTATCCGCATCCAACCGGGGCTGCGGCCGATCCTGCTCCTCTTCGGCGTGAGCGCGAGGAGCGCGGCCGTCGCGCTCGATGGCGACCGGCTCATGGTGCGCTTCGGGTTCTTCCGCGCCGAGACATCGCTCGCCAACATCGCGCGCTGGGACATCACGGGGCCCTACCGCTGGTGGCGCGCGGTGGGGGTCAGACGGACCATCGGGACGCACGACCTGTCCTTCGGCGGGAGCGCCCACGGCGGTGTCTGCCTCCACTTCCGCGAGCCGGTGCGGGTCGGCGTCTTCCGGGTCACCGATCTCTATGTGACCGTCGATGACCTCGAACGGTTGGGAGCTGTCCTGACTGACCACGGGATCGCGGGACAGGATCTCCGCACCCGGCGCTGACTCGGGGCGCTGGACCCCCGGCCGCCACCTGCTCGCGCTTATGGGGATGGTAGGGTGGTTGAGGCGAAGGGGGCCGTTCAGCACGAATGAAGCGGCTGCGGCGGACCGGGGCCGTTGCTCCTGAACCTGTACGGTCGGCGTTCGTGGACTGAGCTTGGAGTCCGGGACAGGAGGCGCGCGATGGGCGAGAAGGGGCTCGGGACGGACCCGGGTGTTGTCGGGGCAGGGGCGTCGGACGTGGGCGTTGTCGGGGGGATGGTGCCGGGCGGGGCCATCATCTCGGCGGTGCCCGGCGCAGGGCTACCTGGCGGAGGGGCAAGTTCCGCCGCGTACGCGCGCGGTGGAGTCGGCGACGCATCGTCGGGCGCCCGAGCCAAGGGCATCATCCGTTCGATTCCGACTCCGCCAGGCGGTGGCACCGGCGGCACCCTCGATCGCAAACCGGGCGACGCGGATCCGCTGGGCGGCCCGGGCATCGTCGGGACGGGGGCGCCGAACCCGGGCATTGTGGCCGCGGACCTCAACGCTGACGGCGCGGCGGATCGCACGACGGCAGACGACACATGGGAACCTGGCGCCGGAGTCGGCGAAGCACCTTCGGAGGCCGGGGGACTCGGCGGAAAGGCTGGGACTCTGACCGTCTCTGGCACCCCCGGCGGCACCGCCGTCGGCCGCGGGATCGGGAGTCCCACCGGAGGCTCAGCGGATCGCGGGGCGGTGAAGACCATCGAAGGCCTCGAACACGAACACGAAGTCGTCGAGTACCACGACGCGGAAGAGGGCTGAGCCGGGACCCCGGGCGCGATCGCAGCGCTGAAGCCGGATATGGAAGCCCGCTCCCTCGAGATCCCCTTCGCCGGTTCGTCGGACGACCCGGTGGGCGACCACGCCGGCGGGCCGGCCTCGA
Proteins encoded in this region:
- a CDS encoding class I SAM-dependent DNA methyltransferase, whose translation is YRRDPILRPLDHIETRDALLDRSDPTHPREAEWPTAEFIVGNPPFLGAKLLRRGLGNEYVEDLFWVFGDRVPGMADLCAYWHEKARAMIATRRTKRAGLLATQGIRGGGSRRVLQQIKQTGDLFFARADDPWVLSGANVHISFVGQDDGSDLERTLDGRPVASINPDLTSGIDLTKARRLRENAGIAFIGDQKSGPFEITAEFAAQMMASPNPDGRSNREVLRPWVNGDDLTGRSRGMWIVDFGVDRSEGDAAMYEAPFEYVRRFVKPARAGSGSEGREPRWWLHVWPRPEFRLAIRTQSRYIATPMTAKHRLFVWLTSEVLPHNALVVFARDDHYTFGVLHSRVHELWARGTGTQLREVESGFRYTPTTTFETFPFPRPTDEQREAIALAARRLVELRDGWLNPPGLSDEELARRTLTNLYNERPTWLANAHADLDRAVLGAYDWPADIADEEILGRLLALNLEREPA